A window of the bacterium genome harbors these coding sequences:
- a CDS encoding nucleotidyltransferase domain-containing protein: MTTILRERRKKIRLERYNNAYDKIRKVGEFLYQKGAKKVYFFGSIINPDAFTEHSDIDIAVEGISEEKRVRVETDLSELLNGLEYDLIFLEDKDEIKKEILDRIEKEAILWKP, translated from the coding sequence ATGACCACGATACTTAGGGAAAGAAGAAAGAAAATACGGCTTGAACGGTATAACAATGCCTATGATAAGATTAGAAAAGTAGGGGAGTTTTTGTATCAAAAAGGAGCTAAAAAAGTATATTTTTTCGGCTCAATTATAAACCCTGATGCATTTACAGAACATTCAGATATTGACATTGCTGTTGAAGGAATTTCTGAAGAAAAACGGGTTAGAGTAGAAACAGATTTGAGTGAGTTGTTAAACGGATTAGAATATGATCTTATCTTTCTTGAAGATAAAGATGAGATAAAAAAAGAGATTTTGGATAGAATAGAAAAGGAGGC